A region from the Cryptosporangium arvum DSM 44712 genome encodes:
- a CDS encoding xanthine dehydrogenase family protein molybdopterin-binding subunit — MTTIDRDYFRDERPGSFHVIGSTVQRADARGHVTGRTAFFEDTIPPGLTHLKIHRSTRHHALIDRVDVSKAYDVPGVLRVITAADVPSNWYNVLRLIGIEPDDEPVLAEDRVLYRGEPIVAVVATTEEAAREGAARIVVDYTDLPPVFDVEEALTAPAFKRSGTNYFVYEGHHCRRVRFGDVEAGFAAADHVFSWRYGSAPIEHAPTETTGCVVVPQGNGRLRIHSNTQACFFTLDNTALIIDRPFTDLQVVGGTVGGGFGGKVDVMVEPLACIAASLTNRPVKFVYSREEEMQVSSPRAAERLYITDGVTNDGRIVARKVVLYVDAGAYQRHSPYGTTKAAAHLPGPYAIPNVYVDAHCVFTNRTPSSAMRGFGVTIADFALESQMDRLARELGIGPLEFRLINAYRDGDMKAHRKLAEGTALIEVVQRAADLVGYPLSPEHRALSSRRED, encoded by the coding sequence ATGACCACGATCGACCGGGACTACTTCCGGGACGAACGGCCGGGGTCGTTCCACGTCATCGGGTCGACCGTGCAGCGGGCCGACGCGCGCGGGCACGTCACCGGCCGGACCGCGTTCTTCGAGGACACGATCCCGCCCGGCCTCACCCACCTCAAGATCCACCGCTCCACCCGGCACCACGCGCTCATCGACCGCGTCGACGTGTCGAAGGCCTACGACGTGCCCGGCGTGCTGCGCGTGATCACCGCCGCGGACGTGCCGTCGAACTGGTACAACGTGCTGCGGCTGATCGGGATCGAGCCCGACGACGAGCCGGTCCTCGCCGAGGACCGGGTGCTCTACCGGGGCGAACCGATCGTGGCGGTGGTGGCCACCACCGAGGAGGCGGCCCGGGAGGGCGCCGCGCGGATCGTGGTCGACTACACCGACCTCCCGCCGGTGTTCGACGTGGAGGAGGCCCTCACCGCACCGGCCTTCAAGCGGAGCGGCACGAACTACTTCGTCTACGAGGGACATCACTGCCGCCGCGTGCGCTTCGGCGACGTCGAGGCCGGTTTCGCCGCCGCCGACCACGTGTTCAGCTGGCGGTACGGTTCGGCGCCGATCGAGCACGCGCCGACCGAGACGACCGGCTGCGTCGTCGTCCCGCAGGGCAACGGCCGGCTGCGCATCCACAGCAACACCCAGGCGTGCTTCTTCACCCTGGACAACACCGCACTGATCATCGACCGGCCGTTCACCGATCTGCAGGTCGTCGGCGGCACGGTCGGCGGTGGTTTCGGCGGCAAGGTCGACGTGATGGTCGAGCCGCTGGCCTGCATCGCCGCGTCGCTCACGAACCGCCCGGTGAAGTTCGTCTACAGCCGGGAGGAGGAGATGCAGGTCTCCTCGCCGCGCGCGGCCGAGCGTCTCTACATCACCGACGGCGTGACGAACGACGGGCGCATCGTCGCCCGGAAGGTCGTGCTCTACGTCGACGCGGGCGCGTACCAGCGGCACAGCCCCTACGGCACGACGAAGGCCGCGGCCCACCTGCCCGGCCCGTACGCGATCCCGAACGTGTACGTCGACGCCCACTGCGTCTTCACCAACCGGACGCCGTCCAGTGCGATGCGCGGGTTCGGGGTGACGATCGCCGACTTCGCGCTGGAGTCGCAGATGGACCGGCTGGCCCGGGAGCTGGGGATCGGGCCGCTGGAGTTCCGCCTGATCAACGCCTACCGCGACGGCGACATGAAGGCCCACCGCAAACTCGCCGAGGGCACCGCGCTGATCGAGGTCGTGCAACGCGCCGCGGACCTGGTCGGCTACCCGCTCTCGCCCGAGCACCGCGCGCTGAGTTCCCGGAGGGAGGACTGA
- a CDS encoding (2Fe-2S)-binding protein codes for MASHLVTLTVNGAQTELIARPATTLLLALRESLGLTGAKRGCAQGTCGSCTVLLDGAPVVSCLVPLATVDEAAVTTIEGVAGPDGALDDVQQAFLDGFAMQCGYCTPGMIMSAEALLERNPDPTREEVEEAISGNVCRCTGYTPIVTAVLDAARRRRAAS; via the coding sequence ATGGCTTCCCATCTGGTCACCCTCACCGTGAACGGCGCGCAGACCGAGCTGATCGCCCGCCCGGCCACGACCCTGCTGCTCGCGCTGCGCGAGTCGCTCGGTCTGACCGGGGCCAAGCGCGGATGCGCCCAGGGCACCTGCGGCAGCTGCACGGTGCTGCTCGACGGCGCACCGGTCGTGTCCTGCCTCGTGCCGCTGGCCACCGTCGACGAGGCCGCGGTCACCACGATCGAGGGCGTCGCCGGCCCCGACGGCGCCCTGGACGACGTCCAACAAGCGTTTCTGGACGGGTTCGCGATGCAGTGCGGATACTGCACGCCGGGCATGATCATGTCGGCCGAGGCGCTGCTGGAGCGCAACCCCGACCCGACCCGCGAGGAGGTCGAGGAGGCGATCAGCGGGAACGTCTGCCGGTGCACCGGGTACACGCCGATCGTCACCGCGGTGCTCGACGCCGCGCGGCGTCGCCGGGCGGCGTCATGA
- a CDS encoding FAD binding domain-containing protein, giving the protein MFSAVHVPRDPAAAAQALREGGTVLAGGTYLMPRFNERAFPPTSVVSLRRAGLDGVEADGATVRLGAATTLATLEADERLAFLRPCLRAIASPPVRGLATVGGNLFVPQPYGDLAVALLALGASIEVHGGGRTPLDDGVPAGDLVTAVTFAVPDSFRFYKATRRRHNSAAIVSVAVNGDRIALGGVAPRPLRAHAAEAVLRADPGAVGPAAEAMREHLAPADDAYASAWYRHRVFPVHFRRALLGR; this is encoded by the coding sequence GTGTTCAGCGCAGTGCACGTCCCCCGAGATCCGGCCGCCGCCGCCCAGGCGTTACGCGAGGGCGGCACGGTGCTGGCCGGTGGTACCTACCTCATGCCCCGGTTCAACGAGCGTGCGTTCCCGCCGACGAGCGTCGTCAGCCTGCGCCGCGCCGGGCTCGACGGCGTCGAGGCCGACGGCGCCACGGTCCGGCTCGGCGCGGCGACCACGCTGGCCACCCTCGAAGCCGACGAGCGCCTCGCGTTCCTGCGGCCGTGCCTGCGCGCCATCGCCTCTCCCCCGGTGCGCGGCCTGGCCACCGTCGGCGGCAACCTGTTCGTCCCGCAGCCCTACGGCGACCTCGCGGTCGCGTTGCTCGCGCTCGGCGCCTCGATCGAGGTGCACGGCGGCGGGCGCACCCCGCTCGACGACGGCGTCCCCGCCGGCGACCTGGTCACCGCGGTGACGTTCGCGGTGCCGGACTCGTTCCGGTTCTACAAGGCCACCCGTCGCCGCCACAACTCGGCCGCGATCGTGAGTGTCGCGGTGAACGGCGACCGGATCGCGCTCGGCGGGGTGGCCCCGCGTCCGCTGCGCGCGCACGCCGCCGAAGCGGTGCTGCGCGCGGACCCCGGCGCGGTCGGGCCCGCCGCCGAGGCCATGCGCGAGCACCTGGCGCCGGCCGACGACGCGTACGCGTCGGCCTGGTACCGCCACCGCGTCTTCCCGGTCCATTTCCGACGAGCCCTGCTCGGCCGCTGA
- a CDS encoding GntR family transcriptional regulator — MTKPTLSEQIRDALLHRIVTGELAGDERLVETRIAAEFGTSQAPVREALRELEGLALIQSRPRHGRTVVPFAEQTIREAYVVRAALEEAATRLAMLRGSFSTAVLAAAVADMSRHAAADDRDGVCAASVAFHRHVVEAGDNLLLRRSWESLQIEARTMIALVTLEPSLTAVAAEHQDLLDVMRAGDVEDACRHAREHQLAYAELPVVGEEVVPAPAG; from the coding sequence GTGACCAAGCCGACGTTGAGCGAGCAGATCCGTGACGCGCTGCTCCACCGCATCGTCACCGGCGAACTCGCCGGTGACGAACGCCTGGTGGAGACCCGGATCGCGGCCGAGTTCGGCACCAGCCAGGCCCCGGTGCGCGAGGCCCTGCGCGAGCTGGAAGGGCTCGCGCTGATCCAGAGCCGCCCGCGTCACGGCCGCACCGTCGTGCCGTTCGCCGAGCAGACGATCCGCGAGGCCTATGTGGTGCGCGCCGCGCTCGAGGAGGCCGCGACGCGGCTGGCGATGCTGCGCGGGTCGTTCTCCACCGCCGTGCTCGCCGCGGCGGTGGCCGACATGTCGCGCCACGCGGCGGCCGACGACCGGGACGGCGTGTGCGCGGCCAGCGTCGCGTTCCACCGGCACGTCGTGGAGGCCGGCGACAACCTGCTGCTGCGACGCTCGTGGGAGTCGCTGCAGATCGAGGCCAGGACGATGATCGCGCTGGTGACGCTGGAACCCTCGTTGACCGCGGTCGCGGCCGAGCACCAGGACCTCCTCGACGTGATGCGCGCCGGTGACGTCGAGGACGCGTGCCGCCACGCGCGCGAACACCAGCTGGCCTACGCCGAGCTCCCGGTCGTCGGCGAGGAGGTCGTGCCCGCCCCGGCCGGGTGA
- a CDS encoding helix-turn-helix transcriptional regulator translates to MRERLHGRDEELGRLDELVAAARDGRGGALLVVGEPGIGKTALLSALTGPRVIRLEGYEAESAIPFAGVHRLVLPLRDHIPGLPGRQQEALQVATGLADGPAPDRYLVGLGVLGLLAAAREPVLGLVDDAHLLDAESLEALGFVARRLEAEPVAFVFAARDELPLAGVPPIHLRGLDPGSAATLLRSVSGERIDPATAARIVAATGGNPLALIDLAGELSVKQLTVADEPIPVGGRLEQLYLRQVRSAAPARQEWLLIAAADSTGNVDLVRAAAAALGLPDTAGDEPDLAGLVELGRSLRFRHALVRSAVYNGVPGAERRRVHRALSAGAAGLGLVEQAAWHAAKATVGTDPDVADRLEQVADLAGRRGGFRSRANVLTEAARLTPPGPVHDRRLVAAAEAALAAGAAGLAESLVEELTADTVDDVTRGRLISVRVAHAFFTGDPAIVRGAGEMLAAAACFSGHDVAAEQDALIMAFNRLLPVERRNTDVPLPTLGRRLLDGAALADGVAGTILRAFGTLLLRPYREAVPELRAAAAVIDSLTGADLIKYGLVGVPLHTALWDDGAIRRVVDRVVATARDLGSLQVLDTVLWTMSLSLLSIGTPRESEEHMARVRRLRRALGWDAEHVVNGALLAWSGGPRDQVEAIADGALAVGWGGVHAAGVSALGVRDLAERRYVDAYTRLKPLVDAPFLHVTPVNYGDFAEAAARSGHPDEAAAITATLEEIAAANGAPWATLVARRSRALVTDDEACYAEAVDLPGPPVERARAHLVYGEWLRRVRRRREAREQARRALEMFEDAAAPAFAERARAELAALGTRSGGALPATPSGAPPSGARLTARELAVARLAAGGATNAEIGAALFISPNTVDYHLRKIYQRLGITSRRRLGGYLG, encoded by the coding sequence GTGCGAGAGCGGTTACACGGCCGGGACGAGGAGCTGGGGCGGCTCGACGAGCTCGTCGCCGCGGCGCGGGACGGGCGCGGCGGGGCGCTGCTCGTCGTCGGCGAGCCGGGGATCGGCAAGACCGCGCTGCTGAGCGCGCTGACCGGGCCGCGGGTGATCCGGCTGGAAGGCTACGAGGCCGAGTCGGCGATCCCGTTCGCCGGCGTCCACCGCCTGGTGCTTCCGCTCCGCGACCACATCCCCGGCCTGCCCGGGCGTCAGCAGGAGGCGTTACAGGTCGCCACCGGGCTCGCGGACGGGCCGGCCCCGGACCGCTACCTGGTCGGGCTCGGCGTCCTGGGGCTGCTGGCCGCGGCCCGGGAACCGGTGCTCGGCCTCGTCGACGACGCGCACCTGCTCGACGCCGAGTCGCTCGAGGCGCTGGGCTTCGTCGCCCGGCGGCTGGAGGCCGAGCCGGTCGCGTTCGTGTTCGCCGCGCGGGACGAGCTCCCGCTGGCCGGCGTCCCGCCGATTCACCTCCGCGGCCTGGACCCCGGTTCGGCCGCGACGCTGCTGCGCTCGGTGTCGGGGGAGCGGATCGACCCCGCGACCGCCGCGCGGATCGTCGCCGCCACCGGCGGGAACCCGCTCGCGCTGATCGACCTGGCCGGCGAGCTGAGCGTCAAGCAGCTCACCGTGGCCGACGAGCCGATCCCGGTCGGCGGCCGGCTCGAGCAGCTCTACCTCCGCCAGGTGCGCTCCGCGGCGCCCGCGCGGCAGGAGTGGCTGCTGATCGCCGCGGCCGACTCCACCGGCAACGTCGACCTGGTCCGCGCGGCCGCCGCGGCCCTCGGCCTCCCCGACACCGCCGGCGACGAACCCGACCTCGCCGGCCTCGTCGAACTGGGCCGTTCGCTGCGGTTCCGGCACGCGCTGGTGCGCTCGGCGGTCTACAACGGAGTGCCCGGGGCGGAACGCCGTCGCGTGCACCGGGCGCTCTCGGCCGGCGCCGCCGGGCTCGGCCTGGTCGAGCAGGCCGCCTGGCACGCCGCGAAGGCCACCGTCGGCACCGACCCCGACGTCGCCGACCGGCTGGAACAGGTCGCCGACCTGGCCGGGCGCCGCGGCGGGTTCCGCTCCCGCGCGAACGTGCTGACCGAGGCGGCCCGGCTCACCCCGCCCGGCCCGGTCCACGACCGCCGACTGGTCGCCGCGGCCGAGGCCGCCCTGGCCGCAGGCGCCGCCGGGCTCGCCGAGAGCCTGGTCGAGGAGCTGACCGCCGACACGGTCGACGACGTCACCCGGGGCCGCCTGATCAGCGTCCGGGTCGCCCACGCGTTCTTCACCGGGGACCCGGCCATCGTGCGTGGCGCCGGCGAGATGCTGGCCGCGGCCGCCTGCTTCTCCGGGCACGACGTCGCCGCCGAGCAGGACGCGCTGATCATGGCGTTCAACCGCCTGCTGCCGGTGGAGCGCCGCAACACCGACGTGCCGCTGCCGACGCTCGGCCGGCGCCTGCTGGACGGCGCCGCGCTGGCCGACGGCGTCGCCGGCACGATCCTGCGCGCGTTCGGCACGCTGCTGTTGCGCCCCTACCGCGAGGCCGTGCCGGAGCTCCGTGCCGCGGCCGCGGTGATCGACTCGCTCACCGGCGCGGACCTGATCAAGTACGGCCTCGTCGGGGTGCCGCTGCACACCGCGCTCTGGGACGACGGCGCGATCCGCCGCGTGGTGGACCGGGTCGTCGCGACCGCCCGGGATCTGGGCTCCCTGCAGGTCCTCGACACCGTGCTCTGGACGATGTCGCTGTCGCTGCTGAGCATCGGCACGCCGCGCGAGTCCGAGGAGCACATGGCCCGGGTGCGCCGGCTGCGCCGAGCCCTCGGCTGGGACGCGGAGCACGTGGTCAACGGAGCGCTGCTGGCCTGGTCGGGCGGCCCGCGTGACCAGGTCGAGGCGATCGCCGACGGCGCGCTCGCGGTCGGCTGGGGCGGCGTGCACGCGGCGGGCGTGTCCGCGCTGGGCGTCCGCGACCTGGCCGAGCGCCGCTACGTCGACGCCTACACCCGGCTGAAGCCGCTCGTCGACGCGCCGTTCCTGCACGTCACCCCGGTGAACTACGGGGACTTCGCCGAGGCGGCGGCGCGCAGCGGCCACCCGGACGAGGCCGCCGCGATCACCGCGACCCTGGAGGAGATCGCCGCGGCCAACGGGGCACCGTGGGCGACGCTCGTCGCGCGGCGGTCACGCGCGCTGGTGACCGACGACGAGGCCTGCTACGCGGAGGCGGTGGACCTGCCGGGGCCGCCGGTCGAGCGCGCGCGTGCCCATCTCGTCTACGGCGAGTGGTTGCGCCGGGTCCGGCGGCGGCGCGAGGCCCGCGAACAGGCGCGCCGCGCGCTGGAGATGTTCGAGGACGCCGCCGCACCCGCGTTCGCCGAGCGCGCCCGCGCGGAGCTGGCCGCGCTGGGCACGCGGTCCGGTGGCGCGCTGCCGGCCACCCCGTCCGGTGCCCCGCCGTCCGGAGCCCGGCTCACCGCGCGGGAGCTCGCGGTCGCGCGGCTGGCCGCCGGGGGCGCGACGAACGCCGAGATCGGCGCGGCGCTGTTCATCAGCCCCAACACGGTCGACTACCACCTGCGCAAGATCTACCAGCGGCTCGGCATCACGTCCCGGCGCCGGCTCGGCGGGTACCTCGGGTAA
- a CDS encoding helix-turn-helix domain-containing protein — translation MLEVYDTASLARHDRAEAIATRMREAAHAAVWEQPETGHEAELRLESCALGPLRLLNTRTSPHRAFRTRRHARGSSGAPVIALGVTLRGEGSQTQSGTEVPSVRNALYLLEMSAPFEHQRRTTTWAYTLHVPGDQLGLPLEAVHRARGALASSPLYRLMSRHLRELFRNQTALAADPAAARLGVATIELVRALVASAAHDRRHARSALDVVFLERVRFFVETHLADPDLTPAAIAAAHHVSERQLYKVCAAAGIRLEQWIIRRRLERVRDELADPAARHRTIAAVAYRWGFVNRTHFAQRFRAEYGLTAREWRALNS, via the coding sequence GTGCTGGAGGTCTACGACACCGCGTCGCTCGCGCGGCACGACCGCGCCGAGGCCATCGCGACGCGCATGCGCGAGGCGGCCCACGCCGCGGTCTGGGAGCAGCCGGAGACCGGCCACGAGGCCGAGCTGCGCCTCGAATCGTGCGCCCTCGGCCCGCTCCGGTTGCTGAACACGCGCACCTCGCCGCACCGCGCGTTCCGCACGAGGCGGCACGCCCGCGGCTCCTCCGGAGCGCCGGTGATCGCGCTCGGCGTGACGCTGCGCGGCGAGGGTTCCCAGACCCAGTCGGGCACCGAGGTGCCCTCGGTCCGCAACGCGCTCTACCTGCTGGAGATGAGCGCCCCGTTCGAGCACCAGCGGCGCACCACCACCTGGGCGTACACGCTGCACGTGCCGGGCGACCAGCTCGGGTTGCCGCTCGAGGCCGTCCACCGCGCCCGGGGCGCCCTCGCGAGCAGCCCGCTCTACCGGTTGATGTCCCGGCACCTGCGCGAGCTGTTCCGCAACCAGACGGCGCTGGCCGCCGATCCGGCGGCGGCCCGGCTCGGCGTCGCCACGATCGAGCTGGTGCGCGCGCTGGTGGCCTCGGCGGCGCACGACCGCCGGCACGCCCGGTCGGCGCTCGACGTCGTCTTCCTGGAGCGGGTGAGGTTTTTCGTGGAGACCCACCTCGCCGACCCCGACCTCACGCCGGCGGCGATCGCGGCCGCGCACCACGTGTCCGAGCGGCAGCTGTACAAGGTGTGCGCGGCCGCCGGGATCCGGCTCGAACAGTGGATCATCAGGCGTCGCCTGGAGCGGGTCCGCGACGAGCTGGCCGACCCGGCGGCACGCCACCGCACGATCGCGGCGGTCGCGTACCGGTGGGGCTTCGTCAACCGCACGCACTTCGCCCAGCGCTTCCGCGCCGAGTACGGCCTGACCGCGCGGGAGTGGAGGGCCCTCAACTCCTGA
- a CDS encoding alpha/beta hydrolase: MSTIVLIHGLWMTPRSWEAWVPYLEAKGHRVLTPAYPGFEVEVEALRENTDVIANLTVPETVDHLAGVIAALDEPPILIGHSFGGTLTQLLLARGLGSAAVVIDSAPTEGVHVTPLSQVRSLFPTLSNPATYHRAVGFTPEQFHYAFANTLPREESDRAFERYAIPAPGNWIWAYGLLANLKPGHQETWVDYSNDDRAPLLFIGGGSDHIMPPSVNKSNAKHYEKSSALTEYHEFEGRSHWTCAEPGWEAVADHALDWALKHRR, encoded by the coding sequence ATGAGCACGATCGTTCTGATCCACGGCCTCTGGATGACCCCGCGCAGCTGGGAGGCGTGGGTGCCCTATCTCGAGGCCAAGGGCCACCGCGTCCTCACCCCGGCCTACCCCGGCTTCGAGGTCGAGGTGGAGGCGCTGCGTGAGAACACCGACGTCATCGCGAACCTCACCGTGCCCGAGACCGTCGATCACCTGGCCGGGGTCATCGCGGCCCTCGACGAGCCGCCGATCCTGATCGGACACTCGTTCGGCGGAACGCTGACGCAGCTCCTGCTGGCGCGCGGCCTGGGCAGCGCGGCCGTGGTGATCGACTCGGCCCCCACCGAGGGTGTGCACGTCACTCCGCTCTCCCAGGTGCGCTCGCTGTTCCCGACGCTGAGCAACCCGGCCACCTACCACCGCGCGGTGGGCTTCACCCCGGAACAGTTCCACTACGCGTTCGCCAACACGCTGCCGCGCGAGGAGTCCGACCGGGCGTTCGAGCGCTACGCGATCCCGGCGCCGGGCAACTGGATCTGGGCCTACGGCCTGCTCGCGAACCTCAAGCCGGGCCACCAGGAGACCTGGGTCGACTACAGCAACGACGACCGCGCCCCGCTGCTGTTCATCGGCGGCGGATCCGACCACATCATGCCGCCGTCGGTGAACAAGTCGAACGCGAAGCACTACGAGAAGTCGTCGGCGCTGACCGAGTACCACGAGTTCGAGGGCCGTTCGCACTGGACGTGCGCCGAGCCGGGCTGGGAAGCCGTCGCCGACCACGCACTCGACTGGGCGCTGAAGCACCGCCGGTGA
- a CDS encoding MBL fold metallo-hydrolase, translated as MRDVRVTHIGGPTALIEAAGWRILTDPTFDPPGRRYSFGWGTSSRKQTGPALDPDDLGTVDAVLLTHDHHADNLDDRGRAVLANVPTILTTRAGARRLGATARGLRPWDRTDLAAPGRATITVTATPCRHGPPLSRPVAGPVIGFALAWEGQEHGVLWVTGDTVLFEGVKQVPRRLTVDTMLLHLGAVRFPLTASLHYSMTATEAVALCALARPRTVIPVHYEGWSHFTQGRRAVEQAFATAPDGLADRLRWLPLGAAEPTG; from the coding sequence GTGAGAGACGTACGAGTGACGCACATCGGCGGCCCCACGGCGCTGATCGAGGCCGCCGGCTGGCGGATCCTCACCGATCCCACCTTCGACCCGCCCGGTCGCCGTTATTCGTTCGGGTGGGGAACGAGTTCGCGGAAGCAGACCGGTCCCGCGCTGGACCCGGACGACCTCGGCACCGTCGACGCCGTTCTGCTCACCCACGACCACCACGCCGACAACCTCGACGACCGCGGGCGCGCCGTCCTGGCGAACGTGCCGACGATCCTCACCACCCGGGCCGGAGCGCGGAGGCTCGGGGCCACGGCGCGCGGGCTACGGCCCTGGGACCGGACCGACCTGGCCGCGCCCGGCCGCGCGACGATCACCGTCACCGCGACGCCGTGCCGGCACGGTCCGCCGCTCAGCCGGCCGGTCGCGGGGCCGGTGATCGGGTTCGCGCTGGCCTGGGAGGGCCAGGAGCACGGCGTCCTCTGGGTCACCGGCGACACCGTGCTCTTCGAGGGCGTGAAGCAGGTGCCGCGCCGGCTGACCGTCGACACGATGCTGTTGCACCTCGGTGCGGTCCGCTTCCCGCTCACCGCGTCGCTGCACTACAGCATGACCGCGACCGAGGCCGTCGCGTTGTGCGCGCTGGCTCGGCCGCGCACGGTCATCCCGGTGCACTACGAAGGCTGGTCCCACTTCACGCAGGGTCGCCGCGCGGTGGAGCAGGCCTTCGCGACCGCGCCGGACGGGCTCGCCGACCGGCTGCGGTGGCTACCGCTGGGCGCCGCGGAGCCGACCGGCTGA